The Streptomyces sp. NBC_00775 genome includes the window CGGCGGCTGACGACCTGGCGTTCCAGCAGGGCGGTCGCGGTGACCTGAACCTGGTTGAAGGCTTCGGCGAGTTCACCGATCTCGTCGCGCACCGGCACGGGTACGGCTTCGAGGCGCGGCGGGCTCGCGTCGTCGGCGTCGTCGTCCGCGACCCGGGCCAGCTCGGACCCGGCCGCGGTGGCCACGTACTGGGCCGCCTCGGTGAGCGTCCGCACGGTCCGCACCACGGAGCGGCGCATCAGCACCGAGAACAGGAGCCAGGCCCCGAAGGCGAGCAGGGTGCCGACGGTCAGCCAGGCCACCTGCCACCAGGCGCTGTTGGACGCGTCCTGGGTGTCGGCGGCGATCTCTCCGATGAGCTCATCGACGATCTTCAGCCGGTTCTGGGCCTGGCGCTCATAGGTGGGGTCGGCGCTCAGCGCGTCGCCGAGGGCGTCCCGCAGCTGTGCCGAGCTCTCGGCGACCACACCGCCGGGGTCGACCTGGAGCTCGGCCCAGTGCTGCGTGATGACGCTCTGGTACGGGCTGTGTTCGATCTCGGCGAGGTCGCTGCCCTGTTCGGTGCTGGCGAACCGGGTGAACCGCTCGGCCTGGTAGGTGTACTGGTCGTAGTCGCCGACGGCCGCCGTGAACTCGATGAGCGCGTTGGGGTCCCGGGTACGGGCGGCGAAGACGCTGGTCTCGAAGGAGGCGTGGGCGGTGTCGGCACGCAGCAGCGCGTCGAGCAGACTGCCCGCGGACGACGAGGACTCGCTGCCGGACTGGCCGAGTCCGAGGCCGTTGATGAGGCCCTCGATCACCGATCCGTACGCGGGGTCGATGTTGTCGGCGGGTATCGGACCCTGTTCGACGGTCTTGCGGAGGCTGTCCAGGCCCTCGAGTTCCTTGAGCGCCTGCGCCTCGGCGTCGGGCAGCCGGTCCCCGTAGGCCGACCGGACGGTCTCTGCCTGGGCGCTGACCTTCTCCTGCGCCTGGAGGTAGGAGGAGGTGTCGGGCGGACTGTCGTCGGAGCGGGCGGCCTCGTAGCGCAGGGAGACGAGGAGCGCCTGCCGGTGCTCGGTCTGCACACCGTCGATGAGTTCGGCGACCTGCGCGCTGTCCCGTACGAGTTGGGCGGTGTCGGCGGCGGACCGGGCACGGTCGACCTGGCCGTAGACGACGTAGGAGAGCATCGCGGAGACGACCGCGAGCGGGACGATCACCAGGACGTTGAGTTTCCGGCGGAAAGGCCAGCGGTCGAGAAGAGAAGGCGTCCGGCCTGCTCGGGGAGCCGTGGACGGCTGTCCCGGGGCGGACTTCCTGTGCGCGGGCACCCAACCTCCTTGACTTCATTCCCCCGTGGGAGCCCATTGCCAGGGCGCATGGATCGGCGGTCTCGACAGCACGGTCATGCCCGATAAGTGGAACATGGCCCTCGACGCGGCCAACAGTAGCGGCTGCCGTAAGAGTACGGCCATGATCAACCAAAAAGTGACATGTGGAGACGCCGGATTCGCTCGCATTTTGGTCACGTTGTGCATACGGACTGAAGCCGCGCGATCCCCATCAGTGATCTATTCGTGTCTTGACGGTCCAGGAGGTGGCTCGATTGGATCGTCCGGACGACTGTCAACACCCGCGCCTTCCGGCCACCTTCGCCCCACCATGCCAAGTCTGGATGACCAACGTGACCATCGCCAGAAGCACCAGAACGTCCGCAACGTACGCTGTTTCCCTGCTGGTTGTGGCCACGGCCGCACTGACGGGCTGCGGTTCCTCCGACGACTCGGGCAAGAGCGACCCGTTGAAGGGGGACTCCGCCAAGGCCGGTACGGTCGTTGTCGGTTCCAACAACTTCCCCGAGAGCATCCTGCTCGCCGACATCTACGGCGAGGCCCTCAAGTCCAAGAACATCAAGGTCAGTTACAAGCTGAACATCGGCAGCCGTGAGACCACCTACGGTCTGATCAAGAACGGCACGATCACGGTCCTGCCCGAGTACAACGGGGCCCTGCTCGCCTATCTCGACGCCAAGGCGGCCCCGACGACCGTCGAGGAGACCAGCAAGGCCATCACGGCCAAACTCGACGCGAGCCTGACCCTGTTGGATCCGTCCGAGGCCCAGGACAAGGACGCGATCGCCGTCAACGAGGCCACGGCCAAGAAGTACAGCCTGACGGAGAAGTCGACGATCGCCGACCTCGCCGACGTGGCGAAGGACCTGGTCATAGGCGCTTCGCCCGAGTTCCAGACCCGGCAGCAGGGCCTGAAGGGCCTCAAGTCCGTATACGGCCTCGAATTCAAGTCCTTCAAGGCGCTGGACGCGGGCGGTCCGCTGACGGTGGCGGCCCTCAAGGGAAACAACACCCAGGCCGCGGACATCTTCTCGACGGACCCCGGAATCAGCAAGAACAAGTTTGTCGTGCTGCAGGATCCCAAGAACCTCTTCGGCTTCGAGAACGTGACTCCGCTGGCCTACAAGAGCGGTCTCTCGTCGGCCGGAGTCTCGGTGCTCAACACCGTCTCCTCGAAGCTCGACACGGCAACCCTGGTCAAGCTCAACAGCCAGGTACAGGACGACAACAAGGACCCGCTGGACGTGGCCAAGGCGTGGCTGTCCTCCGCCGGGCTGGTCTGACGGGTGCGTGACGGCCGGGGCGTACACCCGCTCCGGCCAGACTCCCTGACGACGTACGGCTGAGGAGACAACGTCCGTCATGCTCAAGCGCACCGCCGGAACGACCGCCGGCGGCACGACCCGTTGTGCCCCGGCGACCGGTGCGTCACTCGACGGTCACGGCCTCGATGTGGCCACGGTCGCCGGGATCGCCGACGGCGCGCTGCCTCCCGCCGTGCGTCCGGCGGCGCTGGAGGCGATGGAGCGCACCCGGCGGGCCGCGCGCGGTCTGGCGGAGGAGGGCGCGCGGGTGTACGGGCGCAGTACCGGCGTCGGGGCGCACCGGGGCGTCACCGTCGAGGAACGGGACGGCGCGGGCCATGACCTGCGGCTGCTGCTCAGCCATGCGGGCGGCCTGGGCGACCCGCTGCCCGTGCGCCAGGTCCGCGCGATGATGGTGGTGCGGACCAACCAACTGCTCGCCGGGGGCTCCGGTCTGCGCCCCGGGATCGCCGTGGCCCTCGCGCACGCGCTACGAGCGGGGGCGCATCCCCTGGTCAACGAGTACGGGTCGGTCGGCACCGGCGACCTGACGGCGCTGGCCCAATTGGGGCTGGCGCTCTTCGGGCACGGCACGTGGCAACGGGACGGGACGGGCGGCGAGGAGCCGTTCCCCGAGCGACTGGAGATCCAACGCGGCGACGCGCTCGCCCTGTTGAGCAGCAACGCCCTCACCCTCGGCCAGTCCGCGCTCGTCTGCCACGACCTCGGCGGGCTGCTCCGCGCCGCACACACCGTGGCCGCGCTGTCGCTGCTCGCGATCGACGGATCCCTGGAGGCCTACGCACCCGAGGTCCATCGGGCCCACCCGCATCCGGCGATCGGGCGGGCGGCGGCCCGTATGCGGGGGCTGCTCGTGCCCGGCGGGCCGGAACAATGGCTGACCGCGGTGGCGGAGCAGCCGGTGCCGCTGGTCCCGCGCGTGCAGGACCCCTTCGGTTTCCGATGCTTTCCCCAGGTCCACGGCCCCGCGACGGAGGCCTGGGCCGGCCTGGAGCGCGTGCTGTCGATCGAGCTCAACTCCGCCACCGAGAACCCCCTGATCGGGTGGGACGAGCCCACGGGTGTCCCGGTCGCCCATCATCACGGCGGCTTCTTCGCCACGCCGCTCACCCTCGCGCTCGACCAGCTGGGCCTCGCCGTCCTCGGCACCGCCCGGCTGTCCGCGGCCCGGCTGTCCGGTCTCGGCCGCCCCGAACTGACCGGGCTGCGCTCCTACTTGGCCGACGACGCCTCGGCGGGGTCGGGGATGATGATCCTGGAGTACAGCGCCGCGGCCGCGCTCGCCGAGATCCAGGCGTGCGCCAACCCGGCCGCCCTCGGTCACGTGGTGCTGTCGCAAGGGCTGGAGGAGGCCGCGAGCTTCGCCGCCCAGGCGGCCCGCAAGTCACTGCGGCTGGCCCAGGCGTACCGGCTGGTCCTGGGCTGCGAACTGGTCGCCGCGGTACGGGCCCTGCGCCAGCGCGGCACCGTACCCGTTCCGGGGACCCCGGCGGGCCGCGCGTACGCTCGCGCGGCGGCGGTCCTGGACCCGGCGATGGAGGACCGCCCGCTCACGGACGACGTGACCGACGCCGCGGCCCTCCTGGACGAGTTCGCCGAACTCGCGGCAGGGTGCTGATCGTTCCGGGTGCCGGGTCCAGAACCCACGCGACGATCAGCTCCACATGTCCGTCAACTCCACGTGCCCGCCAGCTCCACATGCCCGCCAGCTCCACGTGCCCGTCAGCTCCACGTGCCCGTCAGCTCCGCGCGCCCGTCAGCTCCGCGCGCCGGGCGTGACCGCCTCCGGTTCCGTGCGCGGCACGTCGTGGGAAGCGCGCGGCATCCCGGAGCCACGGCCGGCGCGCTGCACCGGGACAAGGAGCGCGGCCAGCGCGGCGGCGAGGCAGAGCAGGGCGAGCAGGCTGAACCCGTGGGTGTAGCCGGACCCGTACGGCAGGCCGGAGGGCTGGAGGCGGCTGGTCACCAGGACGCTGGTCACCGCGGCGCCGATGGACCCGCCGATGGTCCGGATGTTGGCGTTCATACCGGTCGCGGCGCCGGTCTGTTCGGCCGGGACACTGCCGACGATCAGGTTGGCCATCGAGGCGAAGGCCAGTCCGATGCCGAGCCCGAACACGCCCGCCGCGAAGGCGACTTGCCACTGCTGGTCGTGCCACAGGGCGAGGAAGCCGCAGGCGACCGCGCCGAGTGCGGCGCCGGTGGTGAGCAGCTTCTTGGCACCCAACACAGGCTCCAGACGGCCGCTCAGCACACCCGAGCAGAACATCGCGATCAGCATCGGCAGCATCAGCAGTCCGGCCGCCGTCACGCTCGCGCCGAAGCCGTAACCGGCGGAGCTGGGGGTCTGCACGAAGCCTGGCAGGAAGGACCAGATCGCGTACATGCCCGCGCCGAACAGCAGCGCGGCGGCATTCGTGGTCCACACCGCGGGCAGCCGCATGATGCGCAGATCGATCAGCGGGCTGTGGGAGCGCGCCTCGACGAACAGCCACAGCGCGAAGAGCAGCACGGCGGCGGTGAACAGACCGATCACCCTGCCCGATCCCCAGCCCCAGCGGCTCGCCTGGCTGAGCGGCAGCAGCAGGGCCACCAGCCAGCCCGACAACAGGACGGCGCCGAACCAGTTGACGCTCCCCTCGGCCCGGCGGGGCGACTCGGGGACGTAGCGGAGGGCGATCAGCGTGGTGAGAGCGACGATGCCGACGGGGAGCCAGAACAGCCAGCGGTAGTCGAGCGCGGTCACGATGGGACCGGCCGCCACCATGCCGACTCCGCCTCCGGCGGCGATCACGGCGGACAGGTTGCTGATGCTGCCGCTCACCTGGGACGGGGCGAACTCGTCCCGGATGATGCCGAAGGACAGCGGGAACAGCGCGCCGCCGATGCCCTGGACGACCCGGGCGACGATCAGCACGCCGATGGTCGGCGCCAGCGCGGCGAGCAGACAGCCGGCCATGACGGCCAGCAGGACGGCGACAAGGGTGCGCTTC containing:
- a CDS encoding ABC transporter substrate-binding protein, giving the protein MTNVTIARSTRTSATYAVSLLVVATAALTGCGSSDDSGKSDPLKGDSAKAGTVVVGSNNFPESILLADIYGEALKSKNIKVSYKLNIGSRETTYGLIKNGTITVLPEYNGALLAYLDAKAAPTTVEETSKAITAKLDASLTLLDPSEAQDKDAIAVNEATAKKYSLTEKSTIADLADVAKDLVIGASPEFQTRQQGLKGLKSVYGLEFKSFKALDAGGPLTVAALKGNNTQAADIFSTDPGISKNKFVVLQDPKNLFGFENVTPLAYKSGLSSAGVSVLNTVSSKLDTATLVKLNSQVQDDNKDPLDVAKAWLSSAGLV
- a CDS encoding MFS transporter, whose translation is MPRKSTRLTFAVLATGAGVFAMLQSLIAPALPTVQHALHTSQSTATWVMTAYLLSASVFTPILGRVGDLIGKKRTLVAVLLAVMAGCLLAALAPTIGVLIVARVVQGIGGALFPLSFGIIRDEFAPSQVSGSISNLSAVIAAGGGVGMVAAGPIVTALDYRWLFWLPVGIVALTTLIALRYVPESPRRAEGSVNWFGAVLLSGWLVALLLPLSQASRWGWGSGRVIGLFTAAVLLFALWLFVEARSHSPLIDLRIMRLPAVWTTNAAALLFGAGMYAIWSFLPGFVQTPSSAGYGFGASVTAAGLLMLPMLIAMFCSGVLSGRLEPVLGAKKLLTTGAALGAVACGFLALWHDQQWQVAFAAGVFGLGIGLAFASMANLIVGSVPAEQTGAATGMNANIRTIGGSIGAAVTSVLVTSRLQPSGLPYGSGYTHGFSLLALLCLAAALAALLVPVQRAGRGSGMPRASHDVPRTEPEAVTPGARS
- a CDS encoding ATP-binding protein, which gives rise to MPAHRKSAPGQPSTAPRAGRTPSLLDRWPFRRKLNVLVIVPLAVVSAMLSYVVYGQVDRARSAADTAQLVRDSAQVAELIDGVQTEHRQALLVSLRYEAARSDDSPPDTSSYLQAQEKVSAQAETVRSAYGDRLPDAEAQALKELEGLDSLRKTVEQGPIPADNIDPAYGSVIEGLINGLGLGQSGSESSSSAGSLLDALLRADTAHASFETSVFAARTRDPNALIEFTAAVGDYDQYTYQAERFTRFASTEQGSDLAEIEHSPYQSVITQHWAELQVDPGGVVAESSAQLRDALGDALSADPTYERQAQNRLKIVDELIGEIAADTQDASNSAWWQVAWLTVGTLLAFGAWLLFSVLMRRSVVRTVRTLTEAAQYVATAAGSELARVADDDADDASPPRLEAVPVPVRDEIGELAEAFNQVQVTATALLERQVVSRRNIAEMFGNVGRRVSNLTARQLALIDSVERGETDPEVLDRLYRIDHIAVRLQRNADSLMLLAGISETGLGTEPMRLSNIVRAALGQIEGYQRVTPHAEGDVTVAPDIVGDLTLMLAELLENAVMFSPASSGVEVVLRPRHGSAGGALVEIIDHGLGMSPERLEQENSRLIRRERLDLAPTEVLGLFVVGGLSRRWGIEVVLTRTPGGGVTATVAVPSSHLLLTDPAQPAARAPHILPPARRSGMSEPRPATVESPPGPSGLPRRVPARPRGSESPGHARRTESAGPLGGEDALAHPANGSRARPGSGAADARSGTATESRPGEAGPLRRRVRGATLSAGTASSRQPERTVTNPRPPAWRPTDAEAARSEIDEFEAAVLRAERDSAADDRTTGATRPGSRPEAPRTDPAQRTADPHPRKA
- a CDS encoding aromatic amino acid ammonia-lyase — encoded protein: MLKRTAGTTAGGTTRCAPATGASLDGHGLDVATVAGIADGALPPAVRPAALEAMERTRRAARGLAEEGARVYGRSTGVGAHRGVTVEERDGAGHDLRLLLSHAGGLGDPLPVRQVRAMMVVRTNQLLAGGSGLRPGIAVALAHALRAGAHPLVNEYGSVGTGDLTALAQLGLALFGHGTWQRDGTGGEEPFPERLEIQRGDALALLSSNALTLGQSALVCHDLGGLLRAAHTVAALSLLAIDGSLEAYAPEVHRAHPHPAIGRAAARMRGLLVPGGPEQWLTAVAEQPVPLVPRVQDPFGFRCFPQVHGPATEAWAGLERVLSIELNSATENPLIGWDEPTGVPVAHHHGGFFATPLTLALDQLGLAVLGTARLSAARLSGLGRPELTGLRSYLADDASAGSGMMILEYSAAAALAEIQACANPAALGHVVLSQGLEEAASFAAQAARKSLRLAQAYRLVLGCELVAAVRALRQRGTVPVPGTPAGRAYARAAAVLDPAMEDRPLTDDVTDAAALLDEFAELAAGC